The nucleotide window CCGGATACATTTGCAACTAATTGAACAAATGATCCATTCCCGGGAGTAAAACCGCTTTCGTTCGGAAATTTAATATCGCCATTTGTTCCAATAAGCTTTGCACCATTCTGTACATAGTCACATGCTTTTACAAGTTTCTCATACGAGATTTGACGGTCAATGCCCATTACAAGAACATCGCTTTGTTCATCGGTAATTTCTAATCCTTGCTCGATTAAAGCAGTACGAATGCCCAATTCACCGACTACATTTACTTTTTTATTACTACTCATTTTTGCAACATAGGCTGCCGTTGCAAGTGAACTTGAATAAATATGATCAAGGGGTGCATCCACGCCTATATCTTGTAAAACTTGCTGCAGTCTTTCACGGGTTTTCGATGAATTGTTCGTTAAATAATACGGCTCAATTCCTTCGTTCTGCAGTAAATGAACAAATTTTACGGCAGAATCGATCGCTTCTTTCCCACGATAGATTGTCCCATCCAAATCAAAGCAATACGCTTTATATGGGAACATTATGCCTGATCCTCTGGTAAGAATGCTGAAACTGGTCCTAATTCATTCGTTAAGTAATCGTGAACTTTTGGGGAAAATTGCTTTAGTATATTTAAGTTTGCTGTTAATACATTTAAAATTTCTTCACTATCTACAGCGATAAATTCACGAACGATCATTTTGCGTAAGCCGACAACCGTTTTTAATGGTGCATCCATCTCTTCTGTAATCACTTTTTCATCAACGAAAATATCGATAATGTCTTCGTAACTTCCAGGGTCACGCATAATAAAACCGTCAATCACCAGGTTTCCTACATCCATCATCGCTTCCATTACATTATGGGCGATACGCTGTAATGCCAGCTTATGAATATCATCTGCTAACCAGTTTTCTGTCGATTCAAAGATCGACAATAATTCGTCCAAGTGTGCTAAGTTGTTTGTAATTTTATTTCTATCTACGAAGTACATAGATAAAGCCTCCATTCAATCAATAAAAGTTGATAGTGTTTTCCTTTATATAGTACCATATTCTTTAGAGATGGAAGGGGTACAAAACAAAATGGAAAGATTTTTCTTATATGATGATGTAGAAGATACAAAAACGCGCTTCGTCAGCTTTGCCGGAAAAACACAGCGTTATGATTTAGCCATATTACAAAGTAGTCGCTTTTTCGGAAAAGTGCTCGTCCTTGATATTCAGTTTGGGCGTTTTG belongs to Solibacillus sp. FSL W7-1436 and includes:
- a CDS encoding TIGR01457 family HAD-type hydrolase, encoding MFPYKAYCFDLDGTIYRGKEAIDSAVKFVHLLQNEGIEPYYLTNNSSKTRERLQQVLQDIGVDAPLDHIYSSSLATAAYVAKMSSNKKVNVVGELGIRTALIEQGLEITDEQSDVLVMGIDRQISYEKLVKACDYVQNGAKLIGTNGDIKFPNESGFTPGNGSFVQLVANVSGVTPTFVGKPSPVMLQIIAEEHHFEKSEMVMVGDNYDTDILCGINFGCNTIHVNTGVTPTEIVKKQAKLPNYCVENLLELIK
- a CDS encoding DUF86 domain-containing protein, which translates into the protein MYFVDRNKITNNLAHLDELLSIFESTENWLADDIHKLALQRIAHNVMEAMMDVGNLVIDGFIMRDPGSYEDIIDIFVDEKVITEEMDAPLKTVVGLRKMIVREFIAVDSEEILNVLTANLNILKQFSPKVHDYLTNELGPVSAFLPEDQA
- a CDS encoding DUF3055 domain-containing protein, producing the protein MERFFLYDDVEDTKTRFVSFAGKTQRYDLAILQSSRFFGKVLVLDIQFGRFAIIGADDVEEPGYLEHVYNRTEEETEDLREYLRELLS